CACGTACTCACGCGCCCCGGCGACGGTGAGCAGGATGAACACGATGCCTTCGACGAACACCGCCGCGAGCGCGGTGTTCCACGGGACACCGAGTCCGAGGACGACGCCGAACGCGAAGAACGCGTTCAGGCCGAGGCCGGGCGCCTGGCCGAACGGCCGTTTCGCGTACAACGCCATCACGAACGTCGCGACCGCCGCCGACAGCAGCGTCACGACGGCGAGCATCTGCACGATCTCGGGGAACGACCGACCGAGGTCCGGCCCCGGGCCGTTCGCGACCGCGACCGCGAGGATACTCGGGTTGACGATGACGATGTAGCTCATCGTCAGGAACGTCGTGATCCCCGCGACCACCTCGGTCCGGAGGTCGGTGCCGAGTTCGTCGAACTCGAAGTACTCCGCCAACTGTTGTTGCAGCCCCATGGCGGCACACTTGTGCATACTTCACTTAACTATTCGGCTTTCTACCAACCAGATATACACGTACTTGGGTATCAGTTGGCGCAGACTCGTCAGAACGTTGTCCGGTGTAGGAACGTCTCGGCCGCGTTCGGTTCGAAACGAAGCGAGTCGTTCCCGCCGCGCGGTCGGTCGCGGTCCAGCCTGCGAGCCACACGCGCCGACCGGCGGGGTCGCCTGTGGAATCGCTCAGTGGATGGCTCCTCCTTGCGGTCGCCTGTGGAATTGCTCAGTGGGCGGCTCGGCCCGCGGACCTCGCCGCCGTCCGTCGTCGTCTCGCTCCCTGCGGTCGCTCGACGACGCCTTACTCGAACCGGGTCAACGCGCCGACCGGCGCGTCGGTGATCTCCGCCGCGCGGTCGATCCCCTCGTCGCCGACGGCGATGAGCGCGAAGACGCCAGCCACGTTCGCGTCCGCCTGGAGCGCGATGTCGAGCAGGAGTTCCTGCGTCTCGCCCGAGCGGATGAGGTCGTCGACGACGAGCACCGACTCCCCGCTGTCGATGGCCCCCGCGGGCAAGTAGTACGTCAACTCGATGCCGGAGGCGAGACGCTGTCGCGACTCGATGAACTCCTCGACGGCGGTCTCCTTCGACTTCTTCGCGTAGGCGAGGCGAGCGTCGAAGTGGCTGGCCATCGCGGCGCCGAGCGTGATCCCGTCGGTCGCCGCCGTCAACACCACGTCCGGCGTCTCGAACGCGAACGCCTCTGCCGCCACCGGCGCCACGAGGTCGAGGAACGGTTGGTCGAACACGACGCCGGAGTTGTCGACGTACCCCTCGTCGTCGAAGCCGATGCGCGCCTCCAACTCGGCGGCGAGCGTCTCCCGACCGATCCCGCCGACGACCTCCTGAGCGCGCTCGGCGCCCGGCAGGACGTGGCCGTTGACGTAGCGGTTCAGGTCGCCCGCGGGCAGACCCGTCACCTCCGCCAACTCGTCGTACGTGCGCGTCTCTTTCAGCGTCCGCAACACGGCGACCGCCTGCAACTGCAGTGCGGCCTTCTCCGCTCGGTTCATAGATCTATGCTCGTTCGTGCAAGTATGAACACTTCGGATCCGTGAGGGAACGAGGAGTGCAGGACTGTGTAACCGTGTAGCACGCGACCACCTGCGATGTGCGTGCCACAACCGAGACGCGCGTCAGCGGTCCTCGAGCAGTCGTGTCGCGGTGAGGAGCGACTCCAGTTCGATGTCGTGGTCGGCGAGCAGTTCCTCGGCGCCCTCCTCGCGGTCGACGACGACGAGCACCTTCTCCACCGTCGCACCCGCCTCGCGCAGCGCTTCGACGGCGTCGAGTGCGGACTGGCCGGTGGTGGCGATGTCCTCCAGGACGACGACCTCCTCGCCCTCGTCGAGTTCGCCCTCGATGCGGTTGCCCGTGCCGTACTCCTTGGCGGCCTTGCGGACGATGACGTACGGCGAGTCGGTCTGGACGCTCGTGGCCGCCACGAGCGGGACGGCGCCGAGCGCGACGCCCGCCAACTTCGCGTCGCCCACGCGCTCGGCGTAGGCGTCGGCGATGAGGCGGAGGCAGGTCGGGTCCGTCTCGAAGCGATACTTGTCGACGTAGTAGTCGGAGGTGCCACCGTGGGAGAGTTCGAACTCCCCGAACAGGACGGCCTCGGCGTCGCGCAGCGCCGCGATCAGTTCGGCATCGGCGTCGCCCGCACCGGTCGTGTCGCTCATACGCGAGAGAGTCGGCCGCCGGCGCGAAAGGCTGTCGGTCCGCGGCGGCGACCGCGCTCAGTTGGCCGCCTCACACCGCTCGACGACGCTCGCGGGGACGGGCGCGTCGACCTCGTAGGCGCCGACAGTGTGGTCGGCAGCGCGGCCCTCGAAGACGACGCGGTACGTCGCGCCCTGCGTGGGGCACGCGAGCGCACTCCGGCCCGTGATGCGTGCCTCACCAACGTCGGTTCGGAGGTCGTTCCAGGCGACCTTCGTGCCGGCCTCGTCGACGACGACGACGCGGTCCTCGGAGGGGACGACCCCATCCGGGTGCTGGATCAGGATGGCCGTGTCGTTCCCCTCGGCGTCGATGCTGAACGCGAAGCCCTCGGGGCGGTCGATCGGTTCCCCGCCGAGGCCCGTCGCGACGACGCCGCCGATGCCCGCGACGCTGGTTGCGGCCAACAGCATGAACGCCAACGCCAGCGTCGGGAACATGACCCGGATCTGCTCGCGGACCGTCAGCCGCTCCTCCTCCTCCGCTTCCTCCTCCTGCTCGGGAGAGGCGTCGGTGGTCGCGGGGTCCGGGTCGCTCATGGATCGACGGACGGGGTCGGAGGACAAAACCGCGTCGTCCCAATTCTCAACAGCGATACGAAGTGGCGGGGCGTACAGTGCGGTCCAGTCGCGGTGGGGCGCTCACCACGGCTCGTTCTTCGCGCCGATGAGGTACGCAATCACGTTCGTGACGACGTGGAGTACCGGCGTCGCGACGAACACGACAGCGAGTCGTGCGGGCGTGAACGTCGCCAGCGTCCAGTCGGTCGCCAGCACGAGCGAGAGCAGCAGCGCGCCGACGACGAAGTCGAGTTGGTCCAACCCCGGGAACGACGCGCCTCGCTCGCGCCCGGTGCGTCGCTTGAGGAACGAGGCGCCGATGTCACCCAGCATCGCGCCGAGGGCGAGCCCCAACGCCGCCGTGAGCGGGAACACGGGGAGCACGCCCGCCGCGAGGCCGACCGTGTCGGCGACGAGCGCGTTCACCGCGTTCAACGCCACCGCGAGTGCCACCCCGGCGAGCGTGCCGGCGGCGGTGCCGCGCCACGTCTTCCCGTCGCCGAGGATCCGTCGACCGCCCCACGTCCGCCCGCCGTCGATGGGCGCGCCGCCGCCCGCGAGCACTGCGGCGTTGTTCGGGACGTACGCCGGCAGCATCGCCCACAGCGCCCCCGCGACGAGTCCAACGAGTCCTGCCATTTCCGTGTGGGTGCTCGCGGTGGCGTGTTAAGAACGGGGATTTCCTGTCGGAGCGGCGACCGTGGCGACAGCGGCCGAACGGGATCCGACAACACTCAAGGTCGCTGCGTGGCAAGGATTGCCGTCCACATGATCCCACCCATCGCGAGCCGATTCGTCGCGGGGGAGACGCCGGCAACGGCGTTCGACCACGTCCGCGCGGCGAACGAGGACGGCGTGAAGGTGATCCTCAACCTCCTCGGCGAGCACTACGACGACCCCGGCCCCGCCGCCAGCGACGCGGACACGTACGTCGACATCGTCCGCGACATCGGCAACACCGACCTCGACGCGTGCGTCTCGGTGAAGCCCTCCCAACTCGGCATCGACCTCGGTGACGACGTGTTCCGCGAGAACTTCCGCCGTGTCGTCGAGGCCGGCGACGAGCACGGCGTGTTCGTCTGGTGCGACATGGAAGACCACGAGACGACCGACGTGACGCTGGACGCCTTCGAGGCGTTGGCTCGCGAGTTCGAAGGTGGGGTCGGGCTGTGCGTGCAGGCGAACCTCCGGCGCACGCGCGAAGACCTCGACCGCCTCGTCGACGTGCCCGGCAAGATCCGGCTCGTGAAGGGTGCCTACGACGAGCCGGCGTCCATCGCCTACACCGACAAGGCCGACGTGAACGAGGCGTACCGCGAGGACCTGGAGTTCCTGTTCAAAGAGCGCGACGACGGTATCGCCGTCGGGAGCCACGACCCGAAGATGGTGTCGCTGGCAGCCGAGTTGTCGGCGGAGTACGGCGCCGACTACGAGGTGCAGATGCTGATGGGGGTTCGTGAAGACGAACAGCGGCGCCTCGCCGCCGAGGGCGTCGAGGTGTGGCAGTACGCCCCCTACGGCGACAAGTGGTTCTCGTACTTCTACCGGCGCATCCGCGAGCGCAAGGAGAACGCCCTGTTCGCCTTGCGTGCGATCGCGGGGGTCTGACCGCCCCGGACGCGGCACCGCGCCACCGCCCGTCGCTCGCCCCGTGTAGAAGGGCTGATATGGGTCGGCCACGCACCCCGACGTGAGAACCGAATGTCCACGTGGAAGCGCGACTTCGCGAGCGGGCTCGTCGTCGTCACTCCCGTCCTCGTCATCCTCTTCGTCGCCAACTGGCTGTACAACCTCCTGTCGACGCTGCCGTTCATCCCCACGATCGAACCGCCGGAGGGTGGCGTCGTCGCACCAGGAACGCCGTTCTCGTTCGTCAACGACTACCTCGTCACGGTGTACGGCTTCGCGGAGGTGATCATCGCGCTGGTCACCTTCGTGTTGCTCGTCTTCTCGGCGGGGTACCTCATGCGGACGACCTCCGGGCGACTCGCCGAGGGACTGCTCGACAACGCGATCAACCGCGTTCCCGGCCTCCGGGTCATCTACAACGCGTCGAAGTTGGCCGTCGAGACGGCACTCACCGGCACCGAGGACCTCCAGACGCCTGTGAAGTTGGAGCCGTGGCAGGGGATGCGGATGACGGCGTTCAAGACCGGCCAGACGACCAGCGACGGGCGCGAGGTCGTATTCATGCCGACCGCCCCGAACATCACCACCGGGTTCGTGATGGAGGTGGACCCCGGCGACTTCGAGGAGACCGACGAGAAGGTGGAGGAGGCGCTCACCCGCATCCTCTCGGCTGGCTTCGGCGACGGCAACGAAGAGCCCGTCCGCCCGGACCGCCCCGCGCCGAGCGAGGTCCCCGGCGACGCCGACGACGACTGAGGTGCCGCCGGCCCCCGGGTGGCGAACCGAACCGTGAAGTGGGCCCGCGCTGGCGGGTCGTGCATGGACGACGACACCCACATCGACGCCGACCACGTCGACATCCTCCAGACGTTCATCGAGAGCCACGGCTTCCTCTCGTGGCTCGACCTCACCGTCGAGGAGTTGGAGCGCGGTCGCATCGTCATGTCCGTCCCGTACGACGAGAAACTCGTCAACCCAGGCTCGCCCGTCGGCTCCATCCACGGCGGCATCGCGGCGACGCTCGTCGACACCGCCTCCGGGTTCGCCCTCCGGTCGACGTTCGACGACCCGACGACCGGGTCGCTGGCGACGACGGACCTCAACGTCACGTACCTCCGCCCGGCGACGAACGACCTCCGCGTCGAAGCGGAGGTGCTCCGTACGGGCGGGTCGATGGGCTACACCGACACGCTCGTCTCCAGCGTCGCCCCCGACGGCGAGGAGAAGGACGTCGCCGTCGGTCGCACCTCTTACCGGCTGTTCCACGACTCCGAGTAGAGAGCGCGACGGACGCGCACCGGCCGCGACTAACCGCGACCGACCGCGACCGAGCGAACTGTTATCCGCCGCCCGCGCGAACTCCGCACGAACCGATGCACCGCGACGAGCCCGTGGAGTACGAGCCAGTGAGCGTCAAGGCCGTGCTGGCCGAGATGAAAGACACCGCCGAACTGCTCATCGACCTGTCGTTCTCGGCGGTCCTCCACGGCAGCCCCGACCTCGCGGCGGAGGTGCTCGCGCTGGAGTCGCGGATGGACGTGCTCCAACTCCAGGCTCGGATGAGCGTGATGATGGCCGCGCGCTCGCCCGAAGACGTGGAGGAACTGGCCCCAGTGTTGGGGATGGTCGGAGCCGCTGAGAAGATCAGCGACGCCGCCGGCGACATCGCCAAGATCGTCCTGGAGGAGGTCGGCCTGCCCGACGCGATGCGGGCGGCACTCCCCGAGGCCGTCGAGACGCTGGTGCGCGTGCCGGTCGCCCCCGACTCCCGGTACGTGGGACGGACGCTCGGCGGCATCAACATGGAGACGGAGACTGGCGTGCGCGTCATCGCCGTCCGGCGGGACCAGGCAACCGGGAAGGCGCGGTGGATCACGAACCCGGACCAGGAGACGGAGTTGCGGGCCGGCGACACGCTGATCCTCCGCGGCTTCGAGGAGGGACTCCGAGAGGTGTACGAGACCGCCTCGGGTGACCCGTACGAGTCGCCGGCGGCGCCCGACCCGCCGGACGCGGATCTGGAGCGCGCGGTCGACTCCATCGTGTTGATGAAGAACATGAGCGAGTTGGCGGTCGACCTGGCGTACGGCGCGGTGCTGTTCGACAGCCGCGGCGTCGCCGAGGAGGTGTCGGAGTTGGAGGCGGAGGTGGACGCGCTGAAGTCCCGTTTCGAGGCGTGGACACTTCAGGCGGCGGCGCGCGTCGACGACCCCGTGAGCCTCCGCGGCCTCGTCCACCTCGCGTCGGCGACGGAAGTGATCAGCGACGCCGCCCTGGAGATCAGCGAGGGCGTGCTCCGCGGACTGGACGCCCACCCCGTCGTCGCGGAGGCGGTCGAGGAGTCCGACGAGGTGATCGTCAGACTCGTCGTCGCCGCCGGCGGCGACCTCGCCGGGTCGACACTCGGAGAACGCGAGGTGAAGACGGAGACGGGGATGCGCGTCATCGCCGTCCGGCGAGGTGGCACCGACGGCGCCGACGCGGACGACCCCGACCACGCGGGCGGGGAGGAAGACGGGGACGGCGAGTGGGTCGTGTCGCCGCGGGCGTCGACCCGACTACGCGCCGGCGACGTCCTCATCGCGAAGGGGACGCGCGCCGGTGCCGAGCGCCTGTCTGTGCTCGCGGGGGCGCCCGAGGAGTTCGACCTCGAGTGAGCCACGCCGTCGACCCGACGTTCCGGCGGCTGAGAGTCACTCGGGCGAGAGACAGCCGCTCGAACTGCTGAGAGTCACTCGGGCGGCTGCCGGTCGGTCGGCTCCTCGATCACTGCGCCACAGGAGGGGCACGGGCCCGGGCGCGGCGACCGGAGCGTCGCGCACGCGTCACACAGCACCAACCGTCGCGCCGCCCCCGGGTCACCCCACGCCACCGCCGCTTCCCGCTCGGCAGCGGCGCGTTCGGCGTCCGCAGGTCGCCCCGCCGCCAGTGCCGCACCTGGGGAGAAGCGCGTGCCGGCGAGCGAGGTCGCCCCTTCTTCAGCAGCCATCCGCATCGTGTGCTCCACGAGCACGTCGTTGCGGAGTCGATCAAGCAACCGCAGCAGGCCGAGGAACGCGGCGGTCGGCACGAGACAGAGCACGCCCGTGAGCACCAACTGGACCAGCGGGTCGGCCGTGAGAGCGGCCATCGAACGTGTTCAGGGGCCGCATCGTCTTTGCGGTTCCGACGGCTCCGTCCGCGGTGGGGACCGGCGGTCGACGCGGCGTCGACGACTCGGCCACGCGTTCGCTCGACCGCTACTCGTCGACGGCCCGCAGCGCCCGCACAGCCGACGCGACCGTGAGGACGGAGGCGACGAACAGGGTGGTGGCGGACGCCAGCACGACCGCCAGCAGCAGGAAGTAGCCGTCCGCGCCCAACACCGGATACGCGCGCGTGCCGCCGACCGGCCCCAGCAGTTCGAGCGCCCGGACGAGGTACACCACGACCGCGAGCGCGACGCCGACGCCGACGCCCACGCCGACGTTGCGCTTGACCGACAGCGTCTCCAGCAATCCGGCAATCGGCGGTCGGTCGGGCCGTCGCTCGGCGGGGTCGACGGCCCCGTCTCGTGGCTCGGTCTCACCGGCGTCGACGTGCTCCTCGCTCACGCCCGCCGGTTGGGTCCGGCGGGTCAAAGCCCCATCGCCCGCGGTCGAAGCCACGCCACTGCGACTGTGTGTTTCGGTACGTACGCGACTGAATAATGCGTCTATGTTAAATAGATCCGGCGCCGCCGACGAGTGAGGGGGGATGTCAGCACATATCACGGAGGGGGATGCGGAGGAGAACACAGGAGACACCGACCGCGTCCAGGTCGTCCACGTCGAACACGACTGCGAGGTGGCCGCGCTCGCGGAGCAGTACCTATCGATCGCGTATCCGGAGATCGACCTCCGACACGTCGCCGACCCGGACGCGGTGGCCGCCGCGGTCGCCGACGGCGCTGACTGCGTCGTCACGGACCACCGGCCACCGCTGACAGACGCGGCAGCCGTCGCCGAGACGGTGTCGAACGTCGATTCGGACGTCCCCGTCGTCGTGTACTCCGCGGCGCCCGACGAGACGCTCGTGAATGCCGACGGCGTCGTCGCCAAGCGGGCGGGCCTCGACGGCCTCGACACCCTCGTCGAGCGCGTCGTCGACGCCGTGGGGCGGGCGAACGTGGACTGACCGAGTCGTGTGAGTCGAGCGGTGCCGACCGAGGGACGCCGACTACCACGTCACTCCGCACCGGCGCCCGCGTGCGCTGCGAACCTGCGGCCGCGCGCGAGGAAGTACACTACGCCGACGAGTCCGACGACCGTCGCGAGGCCGAACGCCACCGTCGGGTCGCGCCCGTAGAGCCACCCGCCCGCGAGTGCACTCGGGATGGTGATCACGTTCCTGACGAGGTAGTACGTCCCCGTGACCCGCCCGCCGGCGTCCGCCTCGGCGGGACCGACGATCAACGCCTTGTGTGCGGGGAGGCCGGCGAAGCGCAACCCGGAGAACGCGAACAGCGCCGCGTACACCGCGGGGTCGGTGGGTGCGGTGATCAGCGCCGCGGGGAACACCGCGTAGACGGCGAACCCGAGCGCGACGACCGGCTTCAGCCCGACCCGGCGCGTGAGGCGGGCGACCGGCACCATCGTCGCGAGCGCCACCGCCATCTCGACACCGAGGAGGACGCCGAAGTACGCCTCCGGTGACAGCGTCCCGACGACCGGGAGGCTGGCCGTCACGCCCGCGTCGACGACGACGAGCACGAAGAACACGTACACCATTCCGTTGGCGAACCGGACGAGCGTGTCGGCGACGAGCAGTGGTCGCAGCGGGTCGGGGAGCGAGCGGAGGTCCGACAGCACCGCCTCCACGCCCGCGAACGACTTCCCGAAGGAGTCGTTGGAGGCGTCGTACAGCACGTACTGCGCGAGGGTCGCGAGTGCCCCGACGACCGCCGCGCCGAGTAAGACCAGCCGGAACCCCTCGGTGAACGCGTACGCGGAGACGGCGGCGGCGGCCAGGAGCGGGCCGAGCAGGAAGGCGGTCCGCCGGAACGTCTCGGTCGCGGCGAACCCGGAGGCGAGGCGGTCTGGGGGGACAGACTGCTTGACGACCGCGAAGGTGGCCCCCAGACCGAACGACTTCCACGCTTGCGACAGGAACAAGCCGACGAACACGAGTACGACCGCGAGGTTCGTCGGCCCGACGGTCACGTCGCGGAACAGGTCGGCTGCCCACCACACGAGGAAGCCGACGGTGGAGGCGAGACCGAACAGCGTGAGCGAGGTGCGCGAGCCGAGGCGATCCGAAAGCGCGCCACCGGGGTACGGGAACACCGCCGAGATCAGGTTGCCGACGCTCCCGTACAACCCGATTGCGAGACTCGTCGCGCCGAGCACCTGGAGGTACTGCGGGAGGTACCGCCCGGTGGCCTGGAACCCGAGGCTGAAGGCGAACATCGCGAGCGAGAGGACGAACACGTCGCGCGGGAGTGCGACCACCTGCCGGAAGGCGTCGAACGGGTCCGGTTCCGCGTCCGCGGGGGTGCGCGTCGGGTCGCCTTCGTCCATCGGTCCGTGCTGTGGCCGGGCCGCGCAAAACGTTACTGCCCGGGGGCCGAGCGTGGCGACCGACGAGGGGGTCAGTGGCCTCGACCACCGTGCCCACCCGGGGGGAACCGCCAGACACCGGCCGCCAGAACCTGAATTACTTTACGCGGCCCCGCGGATAGGGCTGCTATGGGACTGTTCGATCGGCTACGTGGGGACGACGATCCCCGTGTCGCCTTCGTCGGTATCGACGGGGTTCCGCACTCGCTGCTGGAGGACCACCCGGACCGGTTCCCGAACTTCGCCGCCCTCGCCGAGGAGGGGTCGGCGGGCGCCATCGACTCCATCGTGCCGCCAGAGTCGTCCGCCTGCTGGCCCGCCCTCACCACCGGAGTCAACCCCGGTGAGACGGGCGTGTACGGGTTCCAGGACCGCGAAGTGGGAAGCTACGACACGTACGTCCCGATGGGGCGTGACGTGCAGGCGACCCGCCTGTGGGACCGCGTCGCCGAGAACGGACGCGACGCGACGGTGCTGAACGTCCCCGTGACGTTCCCGCCCCAGCGCAACGTCCAGCGCATGGTGTCTGGGTTCCTCTCCCCCAGCGTCGACAAGGCCGCGCAGCCCGACGAGTTGCGCGAGTACCTCGAGTCGATCGACTACCGGATCGACACGAACGCCAAACTCGGGCACAAAGACGACAAGTCGGAGTTCCTCGACGTCTGCCACGAGACCATCGACAAGCGCATGCAGGCGTTCGAGCATTACATCGAGCAGGACGACTGGGACCTGTTCTTCGGCGTGTTCATGACGACCGACCGGGTGAACCACTTCCTGTTCGAGGACTACGCCCGCGACGGCGAGTACTACGAGGAGTTCATGGAGTTCTACGAGAAGGTCGACGACTACGTCGGTCGGATCCGCGAGATGCTCCCGGAGGACGTGACGCTCGTCGTCGCCTCCGACCACGGCTTCACCGTCCAAGACTGGGAGGTCGACATCAACCAGTGGCTCGAGAACGAGGGGTGGCTCACCTTCGAGGACGACGACCACGAGGAACTGGGCGACATCGCCGACGACGCCCGGGCGTACTCACTCATCCCCGGTCGGCTGTACATCAACCTCGAGGGACGCGAACCGCGCGGGTCGGTCCCGCAGGAGGACTACGACGCGGTCCGTGACCAACTGAAAGCCGCCATCGAGGCGATGGAGGGCCCCGACGGCAAGCCCGTCGCACAGCGCGTCGTCGAGAAGGAGGAGGCGTTCCGCGGCGACCACGACACCATCGCGCCGGATCTGGTGATCATCCCGTCGCACGGCTTCGACCTGAAGGCGAAGTTCAAGCCGGGCGACACCGACGACGTGTTCACCACCGGCCCGCGCAACGGGATGCACAGCTTCGAGAACGCGACCCTGTTCGTCGACGACCCCGACGCGAACATCACCGACGCCGACCTGTACGACATCGCGCCTACCATCCTCGACCTGATGGACATGGAGTACGCCCGCGCCGACTTCGACGGCGGCTGTCTGATCTGAGTCGGGCGTCCTCGCGCGTCTATCCGAAGTTCTCGACTTTCGCCTCGTCTGCGTAGCCGGCGGACTCCAGCGCCGCGAGTGCGGTGTCGACGAAGTCGGCGAAGCCGTACACGAACGCCTGCTCGCCGTCGACCCCCGTGACCGCGTCCGCGACGGCGCCGTCGATGTCGCCGTCGGTGACGACGACGCTCGCGCCGCGGTCGGCGAGCGTGTCGAGGCGCTCGGTGTGGGCCGGTTCGTCGTCGAGGTACACGACCGCCGCCTCGTTGCCCGCGTCCAGCGCCGCCTCCGCGATGGCGACGGCGGGGCCGACGCCGGGACCGCCCGCGAGGACGACCGCCCGCGCCTCGCCTTCGTAGTAGTCGTCGCCGAACGGGCCGCTCATCTCGATTTCGTCGCCCGCGGTCAGGTCCGCGAGGTATCGCGAGAACTCGCCGCCGTCCAGTCCGACGGTCGTCTCGTAGCTCCCGTCCGTGTCCGCCGAGGAGATGGTGTAGAAGCGCGACTCCTCTGTGCCGTCGACCGTCGCCGTGAGGCGGACGAACTGTCCGGGCTTCCCGTCGAACGCCGCCGGCGAGTCGAGCGTCACCGCGACGGTGTCCGGACCGACCTCCGCGACCGACCGCACTGCGACTGTTGCGTCCATGCCCGTCCGTATCCACGGGGAGTACCCGAACCTGTCGCTTCCGGCGCGACTGTCACCCCTGCTCGACCGGGAACGTGCGCCGATACGGGCCGGAACGTCGCCCCGTTCGACCCACCTCGGTTCGTCGGTCGTCGAACCGGACTGGGACGCGTGTCGGTGCGCCGTCGGCGACGAACGGCGTCTGTGACGGTCCCACAGGGAGCACGGATCGAACCGATCGAACGTGTGATTCGGGGCGCGGTTTCGAGTGTTCGATTCACGCGTGTTCGAAACGGAGTTCGTTCGTCCGCCGAACGCTCGGAAACGTGGGTTCCCCCCTTTCAGAAGGCTTTTCCACCGACCGCGGGAAGGGGTGACCAGTATGCCAGCGGACTTCAACTGGGCCATCGGCGGGGAGGCCGGCGATGGCATCGACTCCACCGGGAAGATCTTTGCGCAGGCGCTCTCCCGGGCGGGTCGACACGTCTTCACGTCGAAGGACTTCGCCTCCCGGATCCGGGGCGGCTACACCGCGTACAAGGTGCGTACGTCGACCGAGAAGGTTCGGTCGGTCGTCGACCGCCTCGACGTGCTCGTCGCCCTCACGCCGCGAACCATCGAGGAGAACATGGACGAGCTCCACGAGGGCTCGGTCATCATCTACGACGGGGACCGGACGACGATGTCCGACGTCGAGATTCCCGACGGGATGGTCGACCTCGACGTTCCCCTCAAGGCGCTCGCGGAGGACGCCGGCGGCGCCATCATGCGCAACGTCGTCGCGCTCGGCGCGGCGTGTGAGGCGACGAGCTTCGACATCGAGCACCTCGACTCCTCGCTGAAGAAGCGCTTCGGCGACAAGGGGCAGGCCATCGTCGAGAACAACAAGCAGGCCGCGCGCCTCGGGCAGGAGTACGTTCAGGAGAACTACCCCGACGCCGACCTCGACTACGACCTCGACACCACCGACAACGACTACGTCCTGCTCAACGGGGACGAGGCGATCGGCATGGGCGCCATCGCCGCCGGCTGTAAGTTCTACGCCGGCTACCCGATCACGCCCGCGACGGACGTGATGACGTACCTAAAGGGCCGCATCGAGCACTTCGGCGGCCACGTCGTGCAGGCGGAGGACGAACTCGCTGCGATCAACCTCGCGCTCGGCGGCGCCCGCGCGGGCGCTCGCTCGATGACCGCGACCTCGGGTCCCGGTATCGACCTGATGACCGAGACGTTCGGGCTCGTCGCGACCTCCGAGACGCCGCTGGTCATCGTCGACGTGATGCGCTCGGGTCCCTCCACGGGGATGCCGACCAAGCAGGAGCAGGGCGACCTCAACATGATGCTGTACGGCGGTCACGGCGAGATTCCGCGGTTCGTCCTCGCCCCGACCACCGTCGAGGAGTGCTTCTGGAAGACCGTCGAGGCGTTCAACCTCGCCGAGAAGTACCAGACGCCCGTCTACCTGGCGGCGGACCTCGCGATGGCGGTCACCGAGCAGACGTTCGAGCCGGAGGCGTTCGACATGGACGCCGTCGAAATCGACCGCGGCAAGGTCGTCGACGAGGACACCATCGAGGACCACCAGACCGAGT
The DNA window shown above is from Halobaculum marinum and carries:
- a CDS encoding potassium channel family protein, whose protein sequence is MHRDEPVEYEPVSVKAVLAEMKDTAELLIDLSFSAVLHGSPDLAAEVLALESRMDVLQLQARMSVMMAARSPEDVEELAPVLGMVGAAEKISDAAGDIAKIVLEEVGLPDAMRAALPEAVETLVRVPVAPDSRYVGRTLGGINMETETGVRVIAVRRDQATGKARWITNPDQETELRAGDTLILRGFEEGLREVYETASGDPYESPAAPDPPDADLERAVDSIVLMKNMSELAVDLAYGAVLFDSRGVAEEVSELEAEVDALKSRFEAWTLQAAARVDDPVSLRGLVHLASATEVISDAALEISEGVLRGLDAHPVVAEAVEESDEVIVRLVVAAGGDLAGSTLGEREVKTETGMRVIAVRRGGTDGADADDPDHAGGEEDGDGEWVVSPRASTRLRAGDVLIAKGTRAGAERLSVLAGAPEEFDLE
- a CDS encoding phosphoribosyltransferase family protein, whose product is MNRAEKAALQLQAVAVLRTLKETRTYDELAEVTGLPAGDLNRYVNGHVLPGAERAQEVVGGIGRETLAAELEARIGFDDEGYVDNSGVVFDQPFLDLVAPVAAEAFAFETPDVVLTAATDGITLGAAMASHFDARLAYAKKSKETAVEEFIESRQRLASGIELTYYLPAGAIDSGESVLVVDDLIRSGETQELLLDIALQADANVAGVFALIAVGDEGIDRAAEITDAPVGALTRFE
- a CDS encoding DUF7536 family protein, translating into MSEEHVDAGETEPRDGAVDPAERRPDRPPIAGLLETLSVKRNVGVGVGVGVALAVVVYLVRALELLGPVGGTRAYPVLGADGYFLLLAVVLASATTLFVASVLTVASAVRALRAVDE
- the pyrE gene encoding orotate phosphoribosyltransferase, with the translated sequence MSDTTGAGDADAELIAALRDAEAVLFGEFELSHGGTSDYYVDKYRFETDPTCLRLIADAYAERVGDAKLAGVALGAVPLVAATSVQTDSPYVIVRKAAKEYGTGNRIEGELDEGEEVVVLEDIATTGQSALDAVEALREAGATVEKVLVVVDREEGAEELLADHDIELESLLTATRLLEDR
- a CDS encoding DUF502 domain-containing protein encodes the protein MSTWKRDFASGLVVVTPVLVILFVANWLYNLLSTLPFIPTIEPPEGGVVAPGTPFSFVNDYLVTVYGFAEVIIALVTFVLLVFSAGYLMRTTSGRLAEGLLDNAINRVPGLRVIYNASKLAVETALTGTEDLQTPVKLEPWQGMRMTAFKTGQTTSDGREVVFMPTAPNITTGFVMEVDPGDFEETDEKVEEALTRILSAGFGDGNEEPVRPDRPAPSEVPGDADDD
- a CDS encoding proline dehydrogenase family protein — translated: MIPPIASRFVAGETPATAFDHVRAANEDGVKVILNLLGEHYDDPGPAASDADTYVDIVRDIGNTDLDACVSVKPSQLGIDLGDDVFRENFRRVVEAGDEHGVFVWCDMEDHETTDVTLDAFEALAREFEGGVGLCVQANLRRTREDLDRLVDVPGKIRLVKGAYDEPASIAYTDKADVNEAYREDLEFLFKERDDGIAVGSHDPKMVSLAAELSAEYGADYEVQMLMGVREDEQRRLAAEGVEVWQYAPYGDKWFSYFYRRIRERKENALFALRAIAGV
- a CDS encoding PaaI family thioesterase, with amino-acid sequence MDDDTHIDADHVDILQTFIESHGFLSWLDLTVEELERGRIVMSVPYDEKLVNPGSPVGSIHGGIAATLVDTASGFALRSTFDDPTTGSLATTDLNVTYLRPATNDLRVEAEVLRTGGSMGYTDTLVSSVAPDGEEKDVAVGRTSYRLFHDSE
- a CDS encoding CDP-2,3-bis-(O-geranylgeranyl)-sn-glycerol synthase — translated: MAGLVGLVAGALWAMLPAYVPNNAAVLAGGGAPIDGGRTWGGRRILGDGKTWRGTAAGTLAGVALAVALNAVNALVADTVGLAAGVLPVFPLTAALGLALGAMLGDIGASFLKRRTGRERGASFPGLDQLDFVVGALLLSLVLATDWTLATFTPARLAVVFVATPVLHVVTNVIAYLIGAKNEPW